In one Cronobacter dublinensis subsp. dublinensis LMG 23823 genomic region, the following are encoded:
- the mlc gene encoding sugar metabolism global transcriptional regulator Mlc, translating into MVADSQPGHIDQIKQTNAGAVYRLIDQLGPVSRIDLSRLAQLAPASITKIVREMLEAHLVQETEIQEPGSRGRPAVGLAVETDAWHYLSVRINRGEINLALRDLSSKLVVEEQLDLPLKEARPLLDRIIDHIDRFFIRHQRQLERLTAIAITLPGVIDTEHGLVRQMPFYDVVDMPLGVALEAHTGVPVFIQHDISAWTMAEGLFGASRGARDVIQVVIDHNVGAGVITDGRLLHAGSSSLVEIGHTQVDPYGKRCYCGNHGCLETIASIDSVLELAQQRMNQSMGSMLHGQPLGVASLCDAALAGDLLARDIILGVGTNVGRILAIMVNLFNPQKILIGSPLNRASDILFPAIADAVRQQSLPAYSRNISVESTQFSNRGTMAGAALVKDAMYNGSLLIRLLQG; encoded by the coding sequence GTGGTTGCTGATAGTCAACCGGGCCATATCGATCAGATAAAACAGACCAATGCGGGCGCGGTGTATCGCCTGATTGATCAGCTTGGCCCGGTGTCACGTATCGACCTTTCCAGACTGGCGCAGCTCGCTCCCGCCAGCATCACGAAAATCGTGCGCGAAATGCTCGAGGCGCATCTGGTGCAGGAGACGGAAATCCAGGAGCCGGGCAGCCGCGGGCGTCCGGCGGTGGGGCTGGCCGTGGAGACCGACGCCTGGCACTATCTGTCTGTGCGCATCAACCGCGGCGAAATTAACCTCGCGCTGCGCGATCTCAGCAGCAAACTGGTGGTGGAAGAGCAGCTCGACCTGCCGCTGAAAGAGGCCCGCCCGCTGCTCGATCGTATTATCGATCATATCGATCGCTTTTTTATTCGCCATCAGCGCCAGCTGGAGCGACTGACCGCCATCGCCATCACGCTGCCGGGTGTTATCGATACCGAGCACGGGCTGGTGCGCCAGATGCCGTTTTATGACGTTGTCGATATGCCGCTCGGCGTGGCGCTGGAAGCCCATACCGGCGTGCCCGTGTTTATTCAGCATGACATCAGCGCCTGGACGATGGCCGAAGGGCTGTTTGGCGCCTCGCGCGGCGCGCGCGACGTGATTCAGGTGGTTATCGACCATAACGTCGGCGCGGGCGTTATCACCGACGGCCGCCTGCTGCACGCGGGCAGCAGCAGCCTCGTGGAGATTGGCCACACGCAGGTCGATCCTTACGGCAAACGCTGCTACTGCGGCAATCACGGCTGCCTTGAAACCATCGCCAGTATCGACAGCGTGCTGGAGCTCGCCCAGCAGCGGATGAACCAGTCGATGGGCTCGATGCTTCACGGACAGCCGCTCGGCGTGGCGTCGCTGTGCGACGCGGCGCTGGCGGGCGACTTGCTGGCGCGCGATATCATTCTTGGCGTCGGCACGAACGTCGGACGCATTCTCGCCATTATGGTGAATCTGTTTAATCCGCAAAAAATTCTGATTGGTTCGCCGCTCAACCGGGCGTCGGATATTCTGTTCCCGGCGATTGCTGACGCGGTCCGCCAGCAGTCGCTGCCCGCCTACAGCCGTAACATCAGCGTGGAAAGCACTCAGTTCTCCAACCGCGGCACGATGGCTGGCGCGGCGCTGGTGAAAGACGCGATGTATAACGGTTCGTTGTTGATTCGCCTGTTGCAGGGATGA
- a CDS encoding LysR family transcriptional regulator yields MNIELRHLRYFVAVAEELHFGRAAARLNISQPPLSQQIQALEAQTGARLLARTNRSVSLTAAGRQFLADSRQILSEVEAAAIRAARLHNGETGELRIGFTSSAPFIRAISDTLSVFRRRYPDVHLQTLEINTRSQIAPLTEGRLDVGLMRNTPLPETLAWQLVLREPLLALIPCDHPLAARESVSLRELAGEPFVFFDPHVGTGLYDDILSLLHRYGVQPRITQEVGEAMTIIGLVAAGLGVSILPASFQRVRLEEMRWVKLREPDAISEMWLVWARHREQSAAAHRFISLLTGAPLPPETGAKP; encoded by the coding sequence ATGAATATCGAACTGCGCCATCTTCGCTATTTCGTGGCGGTCGCCGAGGAGCTGCATTTTGGCCGCGCCGCCGCGCGGCTTAATATCTCCCAGCCGCCGTTAAGCCAGCAGATCCAGGCGCTGGAAGCCCAGACCGGCGCACGGCTGCTGGCCCGCACCAACCGCAGCGTCAGCCTGACGGCGGCGGGCAGGCAATTTCTCGCCGACAGCCGCCAGATCTTAAGCGAGGTCGAGGCGGCGGCGATACGCGCCGCCCGGCTCCATAACGGCGAAACCGGCGAGCTGCGCATCGGCTTTACGTCGTCCGCGCCGTTTATCCGCGCCATCTCCGATACGCTGTCGGTGTTTCGCCGCCGCTACCCGGACGTGCATTTGCAGACGCTGGAAATCAACACCCGCTCACAGATAGCGCCGCTGACCGAAGGGCGGCTGGATGTCGGGCTGATGCGCAACACGCCGCTGCCAGAGACGCTCGCCTGGCAGCTGGTGCTGCGCGAGCCGCTGCTGGCGCTGATCCCCTGCGATCACCCGCTTGCCGCGCGCGAGTCGGTGTCATTACGCGAACTGGCGGGTGAGCCGTTCGTGTTTTTCGACCCGCATGTCGGCACCGGGCTGTATGACGATATTCTTAGCCTGCTACATCGCTACGGCGTGCAGCCGCGCATCACGCAGGAGGTGGGCGAGGCGATGACGATTATCGGGCTGGTGGCGGCGGGGCTTGGCGTGTCGATTCTGCCAGCGTCGTTTCAGCGCGTGCGCCTCGAAGAAATGCGCTGGGTAAAACTGCGCGAGCCGGACGCGATTTCAGAAATGTGGCTGGTCTGGGCGCGTCACCGGGAGCAAAGCGCGGCGGCACACCGTTTCATTTCGCTGCTGACCGGCGCGCCATTGCCCCCGGAAACGGGCGCGAAACCCTGA
- the bioD gene encoding dethiobiotin synthase yields the protein MLKRVFITGTDTAVGKTVVSRALLQALAATGKRVVGYKPVAKGSKITPEGLRNKDALVLQSVSTLALPYEAINPVAFSEEESSVAHSCAINYSLLSNGLAQLSDQADHVVVEGTGGWRSLMNDLRPLSDWVVQEQLPVLMVVGIQEGCLNHALLTAQAIASDGLPLVGWVANRINPGLAHYAEIIAVLSQKLPAPLIGELPYLPRAEQRELAKWVDVTRLGATDLLRAAV from the coding sequence ATGCTTAAGCGCGTCTTTATTACCGGTACAGATACCGCCGTCGGGAAAACGGTGGTGTCCCGCGCCCTGTTACAGGCGCTGGCCGCCACCGGCAAGCGCGTAGTGGGCTATAAGCCGGTGGCGAAAGGAAGCAAAATTACGCCGGAGGGGCTGCGCAATAAGGACGCCCTGGTGCTGCAAAGCGTGTCCACCCTGGCGCTGCCGTATGAGGCGATTAACCCTGTCGCATTTAGCGAAGAAGAGAGCAGCGTGGCGCACAGCTGCGCGATTAACTATTCGTTGTTATCAAACGGCCTGGCGCAGCTGAGCGATCAGGCCGATCACGTCGTGGTCGAGGGCACCGGCGGCTGGCGCAGCCTGATGAACGATTTACGCCCGCTTTCCGACTGGGTGGTGCAGGAACAGCTGCCCGTATTGATGGTGGTGGGCATTCAGGAAGGCTGCCTGAATCACGCGCTGTTAACCGCGCAGGCTATCGCGAGCGACGGCCTGCCGCTGGTGGGCTGGGTGGCGAACCGGATTAACCCGGGGCTTGCGCATTACGCGGAAATCATTGCGGTGCTGAGTCAGAAGCTGCCCGCGCCGCTGATTGGCGAGCTGCCGTATCTGCCGCGCGCCGAACAGCGCGAGCTGGCGAAGTGGGTGGACGTGACGCGCCTTGGCGCGACCGACCTGTTGCGCGCTGCCGTGTAA